Proteins encoded together in one Bacteroidales bacterium window:
- a CDS encoding ribosome recycling factor has translation GFPEDETTRAEEEVQKLTDESVKKVDEILEEKEKEIMTV, from the coding sequence GGATTTCCTGAAGATGAAACCACAAGAGCGGAAGAAGAAGTTCAAAAGCTCACGGATGAATCTGTGAAAAAAGTAGATGAAATACTGGAAGAGAAGGAAAAAGAAATTATGACCGTTTAA